The genomic region GATTGCCTTGGCGCGATACCAGGTTGCACTGGTGCGAACTGCGCCGTGGATGAGCGCTGTCGGCCTTGGCTTTCATCTGGATCAACAACGGGTCTTGCATGCGCAGCATCTGGCGCAGCAACGGGTGGTCGCCCAGCGGGTGCAGGATCTGAGCTACAGGCAAGTCCTTGTTCAGCCCGGCGCTGCCCAGCAACTTGATGTCCAGCACGCGGTCGCTCAGTTCATCCAGGGTCCATTCGCTGAGGTCTACCAAATGGATTGGCACCCACTTGTCCACCAGATGCAGCATGTTGGCGGCGAAGTGCTCGTTGCCACTGCTTGAAATCAACTCGCCCATTTCGGCAAAAAAATGCGGGCCCTGTGTGTCGCCAATACTACGGGTCAGACTCATAGCCATCTCATCCTTGATGTCGAAAACCGTCAACCGACGCGCTAGGCCTGGGCGGGACGGTCCGTACTGCTTGAACGTAACTCGGCGTTCGAGATTTTATTAAGCCATAGGGATTTATCCTACGTATGTAGCGGAAACGCGGGACAAAGGCTGCCATAAAAGTCGCGTCAGTAATTCGACGTTTCTGGCGAGTAAAAACGGCAACGAAGGCAGGTGGATTATTTTTACAGAAAGTTAAGTAACTGATATTCGGGATAAAAATATTAATTTAGATAAATGATCGACTGCCAGCATCGGCTACATATAGCCAATCTCCTACAGGGCTTTAATCGTTTCAGCAATGAACCGCTCGCTAACCCCGTTTTATCCAGTTGAATGCCTGGGGTTCGGCTGACAGACAGCTCCTCTCCCACATTTTAAGGCGTTGCCTTAAAGGGATTCATACACTCGATGGAACGTTCCACTCTTCGCCTGTGAAGCCGAATCCAAGCATTGGAATGCGCACAGTGTGGGAGGGGGCTTGCCCCGATGAGGGAGTGTCAGCAGTGGATATATCAGCTGACCCACTGCCATCGGGAGCAAGCCCCCTCCCACATTTTAAGGTGTTGTCTTCAAGGGCTTCATACACTCGATGGAACGTTCAACTCTTCGCCTACTGAAGCCGAATCCAAGCATTGGAATGCGCACAGTGTGGGAGGGGGCTTGCCCCGATGAGGGAGTGTCAGCAGTGGATATATCAGCTGACCCACTGCCATCGGGAGCAAGCCCCCTCCCACATTTTAAGGTGTTGTCTTCAAGGGCTTCATACACTCGATGGAACGTTCAACTCTTCGCCTGCTGAAGCCGAATCCAAGCATTGGAATGCGCACAGTGTGGGAGGGGGCTTGCCCCCGATGAGGGAGTGTCAGCAGTGGATATATCAGCTGAGCCACCGCCATCGGGAGCAAGCCCCCTCCCACATTTTAAGGTGTTGTCTTCAAGGGTTTCATACACTCGATAGAGCGATCCACTGTGGTCCTGGCAATCTCCAGCAAATGCCACACCGCGAGGATCTTCGCCCGCCCCGGGCTATCCAGCAATTCACCACAATCGAGCGCCGTCGCCGAAGCACTGTCGAGCAGGCTGGCGGTGTACAGCAACGCATCTTCAAAACTCAGGTCGTCGTTGACGCTGTGGAAACCCTGGCTGGGCAGGTAGTGGTCGATGGCGCGGTTGAACGCGGCGCGGGTTTTGGCGGGATCGAAGGGTGGATCGGGTAGGACTTTATTCATGGTGTAACTCCAACTGGTAGGTAAGGAGCCGAACCCTTCGCGACTAAACGTTGGGAGGCGGCTGTACGCAGGTTAGTCGACCGGCCAGTTGGATCCGGCGCACCCGAAGGTGCCCTGCGCACAGCCACCACGATCGGGGTGACAGCTTGCGCACAACTGGAATCCGGGCGACTAAACCCGATCACTGATGAGCAGTGACGGATCGCAGACTAGCCACCGATTCCAACCGGCACAAGGCGGCGGGGATTGTCTCGGAAACGTCCTGCAATTTAAAGGGATACGACTTGCTGGCCCTTTACAAACCATGACGAAAGGCCAGTAGCGACACAGGCTCACCGCGGCGCAGGCACAAACGCCACGCTCCCATCCTCACGCGGCTGAAACAACCGCTCGCCATTATCCGGCTGCGTCCTGACCAGCTGATGATCCACCCCCAGGAACTCCAGCGGCATCGGCTCTTGCTTGGAATGCTGCACGACGATAATCGTGCGCTGCGGGTCGAAGCGTTGGCCGCTGGTTTTGTCCAGCCAGGCCATGAATGCGGCGCTGTCACCCTGGCGGGGGAAGTCCTGGGCTTCGCTGACGTAGTAGAAGGGCTTGCCATGGTTTTGCAGGTACATCGGCAGCTTGTTGTCGACCTCCACCAGCACCATTTGCCACTGGTTCCAGGGGACGCTTTTCAGCGCTTGGGCCTGTAGGTCTGCGGCAAAGCGGGTCACGCCACCGTTGCCGTTGGTCCAGGGGTAGATCACGCCCAGCACCAACACCATCAAGCCTGCGCTGAGTCCAAAACCTTTCTGCCAACGCGGCCAACTCGCCGGTTTTGTTTGCAGGCGTTCACTCAGCCACCAGGCGGCGAGCAATTGGGCAAAGGGCACCAGCGGCAGTACGTAGTAGCTGCGACGGCTGCCGCTGGCGGTGAAGAACACAAACAACAGGCCCAGGCCCCACACCAGCCAGCGCACGTTGGGCGGGGTATGGCGCCACTGCCGCACGGCCAGCCACAGGCCGAGCAGCCAGCAGGGCGCCCAGGGCAGGGTGTAGACCGGCAGGTAGATCAGATAGGTGTAGATCGGCCCCATATGGTCGAAGGGGTCGAAGAAGCGCACCACGTTTTCCCGCAGTACCAGTTCCAGGCCGCTCTGGCCGTAAGTGGGCGCGCCGTAGTGATGGGACAGTACGAAAGGGATCGCGTAGAACGCTGCGGCAATGAGCACGGCCAGCAGCAGGCGTAGATTGAGGTGACGTTTGTAGCGCTGCCCGTTGAGCAGGTGCGGCAATAGCAGCAGCCCCGGCAGCACGAAACCGATCAAGCCTTTGAACAGTGAGGTGGCTGCCAACAGCAGGAAAAATACCGTGTAGCGCCCCAGTCGTGTGTCGTCCGGCCCACGCCAATACCACCACACCGCCGCCAGCACGCCGCAAACAGTCAGCACATCAGCGGTGGCTACTCGCCCCCAGAACAGGAAGTAGAAGGTGGTAGCGAGCATCCAGCCGGCAATCAACCCGGTGCCCTTGCGGAACAGGCGTTCGCCAATCAGGTAAATCAGCCAGATACTCAGCCATGCGGCAATTACCGATGACAGGCGCAGCGACCACGGCCCCAGGCCGCCCATCAGGTGGGCGAAGCCTGCAATCAACCAGTAGGAGGGCAGGGGTTTGTCGTAGTAGGGCGTGCCTTTGAGATAGGGATCGAAGTAGTCACCGCTTTGCAGCATCTGCAAGGCGATGTTCGCCCAGCGGGTTTCCGGCCCCCACAGGTCGCGGCTGCCCAGGCCCAGCAGCAACAGCAAGGCCGAGGTGCCCAGCAATAAAGCCAAGGCGCCGCGTTCGGTTCTCCAGAAGCTCATGGGTTTTCCCTGTGGCAGGCGCTGCATTAAGGTTGTCGTGGGTAAATCGTCAGCACCAGGTTGCCTTTGCGATAACGCTTGCCGCCGAGAGGCAGTTGCCCTTCTTCGCGATGTTCGCTGGTGCTCCTGACCCGCATCAGCACGCCGACCGAACCCTGCTGGCGAGCCTCGGCCAACCAGGCCTGGACGTTATCCAGCGTGATCTTGCGGTGTGCCGAGTCTTGGTAATGCAGGCCGTAGCGCAGCTCGCCCACGGTGCTGTAGAAGGCCACTTGCGGCCGCCGCAAGCGCCATGACAAGGCCGACGCAGCCCCCAGTTCGTTGCTCAGCAAAGCCTGGGTTTGCTGCAGTTCGTCCAGGTGTTCAAGCACGAACTGGTCGGGCATTTCGTTATCCGCGATCAGCGCCGGCATGCCCGCCGGCAACAATGCCACCAGCAGGCCGATGCCCAGCGCCGGCATCGCCCATAACGTCATTGGCCGTACTGCTTGCAGCAGGTTGGCGAGGATCCAGCCCAGCAGCACGATAAACACCAGGGACAGGCTGAACATCTCGGCATGGCTGTTGCCATACAGCGGGTCGGTGATTTGCAGGTAGATCAGCAGCACCATGGCGGCCATGCCAAGGGTGAAATTGACCGCGCCGTTGATCACGATCGTGCGCACCCTGCCTTGCTTGATCAGGTCGATCAACCCGTGGCCCATCAGCAATGCCAGGGGCAACAGGCACGGCATGATGTAGGTCGGCAGCTTGCCTTTGCTCAGGCTGAAAAAGCCCAGGGGCAGCAGCAGCCACAGGGCGAGAAAGGCAATCGCCGGCTGGCGCTTTTCCTGCCAGGTCTTGAGCAATGTGGTGGGTAACAAGGCGGCCCACGGCAGGCACGCCACCACCATGATTGGCAGGAAGAACCACATCGGCCGCGCATGTTGTGCGTTGTCGGCAGCAAAGCGGCGGATGTGTTCATGCCAGAAGAAAAAATGCCAGTAATCCGGTTCCCGCACGTGGATCGCCAGGGCCCACGGCAGGCACACCAGCACGGCGACCAGCACTGCCAGCGGCCCGTAGCGCATCAGCTCGCCCACGCGGCGCTGCCAGAGCACGTAAGGCACAGCGATCAGTACCGGCAGCAGCCATGCCAGGAAACCCTTGGTCATAAACCCCATGGCGCAGGCCAACCCCAACACTGCCCAGGCCCCCAGGCGCTCGCGAGGTGTGCGGCTGTCCAAGGCAAACCACAGCGCCACCAGGCTCAGGTTCACCCACAAGGTGAATTGCGGGTCGAGGTTGGAATACCCCGCTTGCCCGGCCACCAGGCCAAAGCTCATGTACAGCAGGGCGCAGGCGAAGCTCTTGCGCGGATCGTTCCACAAGCGCCGGGCGAGCAGGTAGGCCAGCAGCACACTCAGCCCGGTGCTCAGGACCGAGGCGATGCGCACCCCAAACAGGTTTTCACCGAACACCGCTTGGCCGAGGGCTATCAGCCAATACCCGGCGGCGGGCTTCTCGAAATAACGCACCCCCATGAAGTGCGGCGCCACCCAATTGCCGCTCATCAGCATTTCCTGGCTGACCTGGGCATAGCGGGTTTCATCCGGGGTCCATAAACCATGCAAGCCCAAGGGCAGCAGGAAGAAGACGGCAAAGCCGAGTAGTAACCAGGGCAGGGGATTGAAACGGGTCATGAATACGTCGCTCCTTGACGTTCAACAAGGGGCAATGAGGCAATTAAATAAGCGGGGCGAAGAGTCACGATGTTCACTGAACCATTGAAGGGGAACTTAACTAACAGGTGCAAGCGAACATGCCATAACAGGGCTGTCGTTTTGCTGAACGTAATAGCCGTGGTATATGTAAAAAAGTGTGTTTAAAGTTGTTTTAGTGAGACCTTCCATTGCTGCATGTTCATAGTGCCTAATGTTTCGAATTCGCCGTTGGGCAATACCTTGACGAACAGCGCGCTGCCGTATTCGGCGGCGGCAGCGTGGGGAAAGCCAAGCGACTTTTGAAAGTCGCTCATGCAGGCACTGTGGGTGATCAGCATCAGGTTGCGACCGCTGCGTTTGTGGCCGAGGATTTCCTCGCCCATGGCGTCACCGCAGATGGCCAGGGGCCCCGGCGAAAGCTCGGTCTTGCCGAACATGAACAGTGACGTCTGGGCGGTGCGCGTGGTGGGGCTGCTGAGCACGTCGGTAAGCTCCATGCCCAGTGAATCAAAGGCTTTGCCCAGTTGCGCGGCGCGTTGGCTGCCCTGGACCGTGAGGCCGCCGGCGGGGCCGAAGCACGGGTTGGTGGAGCGGTCGCAACGCTCTTCATGGCGCACCAGCACTACCACGTCACCATTGCGCCAACTGGCGAGCACCCCCGAGGTTACCAGCCGGTTGCCGACGCCCAGGTCCAGCGGCGAGGCCGGCCATAACAGGAAGCCCGTCAGAAGAGCGGCGGTAACAGTGATACCGAGCAAATGCAGGCGGTATTTTTTCAGGCGCTTTAACCGTGCCCGTTTGGGTTTAGGATTGGCCAGGGTCATATCTGCCACGCTGTTCACCATTCGGCACTATTGTTGTGTTTATAAACACGCACAGTTAATGGGCAGTTGCCCGTTGTGGAACAGGAGCCTGTCATAGCGTTGCTGTCTTTTTGCTGAACACGTGCCTATTAAAAAACACCATGTGTACTAACTAATAAGTTGCGGCTTATCGCCATTTGACGCGCAATCTAAAGTGCCGAGGATGGGCAAGCAGTGAAATCCATGTGAAAAATTTGCATGGGCTGCACAATCAGCCGTTATTCTCGTTGGCAGTCCTTCCAGTGAGCGTTTTTATGTTGCAGGTGCAAGGTGTTGTAAAAAACTACGCCACCCCCCAAGGCCCGCTGGCCGTCCTGGCGGGTGTCGACCTCTACCTGGGGGAACGCAGCAGCCTGGCGCTGATGGGCGAATCGGGCAGCGGCAAAAGTACGCTGTTGCACCTGGTGGCCGGGCTGGACCGTGTGGATGGCGGCAGCATTCAAATCGGCGCGCAGCGCCTCGACCAACTGACGGAGGCGCAACTGGCCCATTGGCGGCGTACTGAAATCGGCCTGGTGTTCCAGCAGTTCAACCTGATCGGCAGCTTGCGCGTGGAGGACAACCTGGCGTTCCAGGCGCGGTTGGCCGGGCGTTTCGATCCGCAGTGGCAGGCGCAGTTGGTGGAGCGCCTGGGCCTGGGCGATTTGCTCAAGCGATACCCTGAGCAACTGTCTGGCGGCCAGCAGCAACGGGTGGCGGTAGGGCGAGCACTGGCCTCGCGCCCGGGCTTGCTGTTGGCCGATGAGCCCACCGGCAACCTCGACGAAACCACCAGCGATGAAGTGCTGCAACTGCTGTTGGACCTGCTGCACGACAGCCCTACGAGCCTGTTGATGGTCACCCACAGCCCACGCCTGGCCGCACGCCTGGACCGCCAGGTGGTGCTGCATCACGGCCGTGTCGTGCCGATGGAAGCGCGCTGAGATGGCACTGTTCTACTGGACATTGCGTGCGTTGGTAAGCCATTGGCGACGTCACCCAGTGCAGTTTTTCAGCGTGCTCACCGGTCTGTGGCTGGCCACGGCTTTATTGACCGGCGTGCAGGCCCTCAACAGCCAGGCACGGGACAGCTATGCACGCGCCAGCCAGTTGATCGGTGGTGAGCCCCAAGCCAGCCTGAGTGCGCCGGACGCCGCCAGTTTCCCGCAAGCGCTGTTTGCCCAACTGCGCCGCGCCGGGTGGCCGGTTTCCCCGGTGGTGCAGGGACGGTTGGTACTCAAGGGGCATGAGCAACAGCGCCTGCAACTGATGGGCATCGACCCGGTGTCGTTGCCCGGCAGTGGCAGTGTGGCGGGGCAACGCTTGAGCCAGGCGCAAATGCTGGCGTTTTTCACCCCGCCAGGGCGTACCTGGGTGGCTGCGCAAACCTTGCAGGCGCTCGGGTTGCACGAGGGCGATCAGCCGCAGACACTCAACGGGCACTCCCTGCCGCCATTGCAGGTACAGGCGGACATGGCGCCGGGTTTGCTGTTGACCGATATCGCGTTTGCCCAACCCTTGCTCGACATGCAGGGGCAACTGTCACGCTTGTTGCTGGACAACACCTTCGCCGCCCGCCACCCCACGCCACCCGCCGCGCTGCAACTCAAGCAGGGCGAGGACAACAACCTCGCGCGCCTCACCGAGAGCTTTCACCTGAACCTTGATGCGTTGGGCTTTCTGTCCTTTGTGGTGGGGCTGTTTATCGTGCATGCGGCCATCGGCCTGGCCCTGGAACAACGCCGTGGCCTGCTGCGCACCTTGCGCGCCTGTGGCGTCAGCGCGCGGATGCTGATCCTGAGCCTGGGCGTTGAAATGGGGGTTTTATCGTTGTTGGGCGGCTTGCTCGGCATCGCCAGCGGATATGTGTTGGCCAGCCTGTTGCTGCCGGATGTGGCTGCCAGTTTGCGTGGCCTGTATGGCGCTGAAGTCCCGGGCCAACTGAGCTTGAGCCCCTGGTGGTGGCTCGCCGGCCTGGGCTTGAGCCTGCTTGGCGCACTGCTCGCCGGGGCCAGCAGCCTGTGGCGTGCCGCGCGCTTGCCCTTACTGGCGCTGGCTAACGCCCAAGCCTGGCATGAGGCCCACGGGCGCTGGTTGCGGCGCCAGGGCTGGGTGGCGTGCGCGGCACTGCTGATCGCGCTGCTGGCGCTGTGGCTGGGCGATAGCCTGGCCGCCGGTTTTGTGCTGATGGCGGCGTTGCTGCTGGGCGCCGCGCTGGGGTTACCGGTGCTGCTCAACGGGCTGTTGAAAATCGTGCTGGGCCGCAGTCGCGCTGTGCTCGGCCAATGGTTCCTCGCCGATTGCCGCCAGCAACTGCCGGCCCTGAGCCTGGCGTTGATGGCGCTGCTGTTGGCCCTGGCGGCGAATATCGGGGCCGGTTCCATGACCTCGGGTTTCCGCCAGACTTTCAATCATTGGTTGGAGCAGCGCCTGACCGCCGAGCTGTACCTCAACCCGCAGAACCCGGCCCAGGCCGAGCAACTGAATGCCTGGCTGGCACGCCAGCCGCTGGTGCAGGCAGTGTTGCCTACCTGGCAGGTGGCGGTGCAGCTGCAAGGCTGGCCGGCAGACGTGTTTGGCGTGGTCGACGACCCCACCTATCGCCAGCACTGGCCGTTGCTTGAGGCTGCAAACGCACCCTGGGACCGCTTGCTGCAAGATGACAGCGTGATGCTCAGCGAGCAACTGGCGCGACGCTTGAACGTTCAGTTGGGCGATACCCTCTCGATCCCAACGCCACAAGGAAGCTGGGCGCCGCAGATCGTCGGGATCTACGCCGACTACGGCAACCCCAAGGGCCACCTGCTGGTCAATGCCCGGCACTTGCTGGCGCACTGGCCGACACTGTCACCGGCGCGTTTCAACCTGCGGGTGGCGCCCCAGAACGTGCCGGCGCTGGTGGGTGAGGTGCAGCGTCAATTTGCCCTCGAAGACAGCCACATTGTCGATCAACAGCAACTCAAGGGCTGGTCCAGCCAGGTCTTCGAACGCACCTTCGCCGCCACCGCCGCGTTGAACAGCCTTACGCTGGGCGTGGCTGGCGTGGCGTTGTTCATCAGCCTGCTGACCCAGAGCCAGAGCCGCCTCGGCCAACTCGCGCCGCTGTGGGCATTGGGTGTGACGCGGCGCCAACTGATGCTGCTCAATCTGGGCCAGACCTGGCTGCTGGCGTTGCTCACACTGATCCTGGCGTTGCCGTTGGGGCTGCTGCTGGCGTGGTGCCTGGATGCGGTGATCAACGTCCAGGCCTTCGGTTGGCGCCTGCCGTTGCAGGTGTTCCCCTGGCAGCTTGCGCAATTACTGGGGCTGGCGATGGTTGCCACGTTGCTGGCGTCTGCCTGGCCCTTGTGGCAGTTGTACCGCAGCCGCCCGGCGGATTTGTTGAGGACCTTTGCCCATGAAGATTAAGGCGTTGTGCTGCGCCGCCTTGTTACTGCTGAGCGCATGCGACAAGACGCCTGCGCCCGAGACCAGCTTCGCCGGCCTGGGCAGTGAGGCGGCGGACTTTACTCAGGTTGTGCCCGGCAAGGTCTTCAGCTTTCCCGAGGACCATGGCCCGCACCCAGGCTTTCGTATCGAATGGTGGTACGTCACCGCCAACCTCAAGGATGCCCAGGGCAATCTCTTCGGTGTGCAATGGACGCTGTTTCGCAATGCGCTGAAGGCCGGCTCCACGCAACCGGGCTGGCACGATTCAACGGTGTGGCTCGGTCACGCCGCCGTCACTTCGGCCACCCGCCACTACGCCGCCGAACGTCTGGCCCGCGGCGGCGTCGGCCAGGCCGGCGCCCAGGCGGTGCCGTTCAACGCCTGGATCGACGACTGGAACTTTGCCACCCAACCCGGCGCCGCCAGCCCCCTGGCTGACATGCAACTCAAGGCCAGCGGTGCCCAATTCGCCTACGACCTGCGCCTGACCTCCAACCGCCCATTGGTGCTGCAAGGTGACAAGGGCTACAGCCGCAAATCCGACCAGGGCCAGGCGTCGTACTACTACAGCCAGCCTTTCTTCACCGCCAATGGCAGCGTCAGTCTCGACGGCCAGGTCTACCAGGTCAGCGGCCCGGCCTGGCTCGACCGCGAATGGAGCAGCCAACCCCTGGCCGCCAGCCAGACCGGTTGGGACTGGTTCTCCCTGCACCTGGACCGGGGCGAGCAACTGATGCTGTTTCGCGTGCGGCAAAAAGACGGTGGCGGTTACCTCACCGGCACCTGGATCGACGCCCAAGGCCACACCGAGACCCTGCACAATGCCGATATCCAACTCACACCGCTCGCCACCACGGGCATCGACGGGCGCAGCATTCCTACGCGCTGGTCGCTGAAAATTCCTGGTAAACAGCTGGATATCACTACCCAGGCGGTCAATCCAAAGGCGTGGATGAACCTGGGGATTCCCTACTGGGAAGGTCCAGTGAAGTTCGAGGGTGGGGTGGGGTATTTGGAGATGACGGGGTATTAGGGGCGCTTTCCGTAGGTTCTTATCTTTTGCTGTGTAGGCAACTTCCCAAACTTATTTTTTGACCCCTCCTGCTTGTGTCCAGGCTGTAGGCGCTTGCTTATCTTTCGATGCCATCCCTCTCGGTATCGGAATCCAGGACATGGCGTACGGCTACATCAATCAACAGGCTTTACCGTACGCATTTTTGAAATCACAGCTGTGGCATGCAGGTTTGTTGCAGGGCCGAGATCATTTCGATGTGCTGAACCAACACCTGAGTCACGGATTGGTGAGGCCGGGTGAGTTGGTGATCGTTCCAGAAGCGTCCGGTGCCCATTGCACAATCGAAGAAGCCTGGTTGATGC from Pseudomonas synxantha harbors:
- a CDS encoding DUF6124 family protein, which encodes MNKVLPDPPFDPAKTRAAFNRAIDHYLPSQGFHSVNDDLSFEDALLYTASLLDSASATALDCGELLDSPGRAKILAVWHLLEIARTTVDRSIECMKPLKTTP
- a CDS encoding lipocalin-like domain-containing protein; the protein is MKIKALCCAALLLLSACDKTPAPETSFAGLGSEAADFTQVVPGKVFSFPEDHGPHPGFRIEWWYVTANLKDAQGNLFGVQWTLFRNALKAGSTQPGWHDSTVWLGHAAVTSATRHYAAERLARGGVGQAGAQAVPFNAWIDDWNFATQPGAASPLADMQLKASGAQFAYDLRLTSNRPLVLQGDKGYSRKSDQGQASYYYSQPFFTANGSVSLDGQVYQVSGPAWLDREWSSQPLAASQTGWDWFSLHLDRGEQLMLFRVRQKDGGGYLTGTWIDAQGHTETLHNADIQLTPLATTGIDGRSIPTRWSLKIPGKQLDITTQAVNPKAWMNLGIPYWEGPVKFEGGVGYLEMTGY
- the arnT gene encoding lipid IV(A) 4-amino-4-deoxy-L-arabinosyltransferase: MTRFNPLPWLLLGFAVFFLLPLGLHGLWTPDETRYAQVSQEMLMSGNWVAPHFMGVRYFEKPAAGYWLIALGQAVFGENLFGVRIASVLSTGLSVLLAYLLARRLWNDPRKSFACALLYMSFGLVAGQAGYSNLDPQFTLWVNLSLVALWFALDSRTPRERLGAWAVLGLACAMGFMTKGFLAWLLPVLIAVPYVLWQRRVGELMRYGPLAVLVAVLVCLPWALAIHVREPDYWHFFFWHEHIRRFAADNAQHARPMWFFLPIMVVACLPWAALLPTTLLKTWQEKRQPAIAFLALWLLLPLGFFSLSKGKLPTYIMPCLLPLALLMGHGLIDLIKQGRVRTIVINGAVNFTLGMAAMVLLIYLQITDPLYGNSHAEMFSLSLVFIVLLGWILANLLQAVRPMTLWAMPALGIGLLVALLPAGMPALIADNEMPDQFVLEHLDELQQTQALLSNELGAASALSWRLRRPQVAFYSTVGELRYGLHYQDSAHRKITLDNVQAWLAEARQQGSVGVLMRVRSTSEHREEGQLPLGGKRYRKGNLVLTIYPRQP
- a CDS encoding ArnT family glycosyltransferase — its product is MSFWRTERGALALLLGTSALLLLLGLGSRDLWGPETRWANIALQMLQSGDYFDPYLKGTPYYDKPLPSYWLIAGFAHLMGGLGPWSLRLSSVIAAWLSIWLIYLIGERLFRKGTGLIAGWMLATTFYFLFWGRVATADVLTVCGVLAAVWWYWRGPDDTRLGRYTVFFLLLAATSLFKGLIGFVLPGLLLLPHLLNGQRYKRHLNLRLLLAVLIAAAFYAIPFVLSHHYGAPTYGQSGLELVLRENVVRFFDPFDHMGPIYTYLIYLPVYTLPWAPCWLLGLWLAVRQWRHTPPNVRWLVWGLGLLFVFFTASGSRRSYYVLPLVPFAQLLAAWWLSERLQTKPASWPRWQKGFGLSAGLMVLVLGVIYPWTNGNGGVTRFAADLQAQALKSVPWNQWQMVLVEVDNKLPMYLQNHGKPFYYVSEAQDFPRQGDSAAFMAWLDKTSGQRFDPQRTIIVVQHSKQEPMPLEFLGVDHQLVRTQPDNGERLFQPREDGSVAFVPAPR
- a CDS encoding ABC transporter permease → MALFYWTLRALVSHWRRHPVQFFSVLTGLWLATALLTGVQALNSQARDSYARASQLIGGEPQASLSAPDAASFPQALFAQLRRAGWPVSPVVQGRLVLKGHEQQRLQLMGIDPVSLPGSGSVAGQRLSQAQMLAFFTPPGRTWVAAQTLQALGLHEGDQPQTLNGHSLPPLQVQADMAPGLLLTDIAFAQPLLDMQGQLSRLLLDNTFAARHPTPPAALQLKQGEDNNLARLTESFHLNLDALGFLSFVVGLFIVHAAIGLALEQRRGLLRTLRACGVSARMLILSLGVEMGVLSLLGGLLGIASGYVLASLLLPDVAASLRGLYGAEVPGQLSLSPWWWLAGLGLSLLGALLAGASSLWRAARLPLLALANAQAWHEAHGRWLRRQGWVACAALLIALLALWLGDSLAAGFVLMAALLLGAALGLPVLLNGLLKIVLGRSRAVLGQWFLADCRQQLPALSLALMALLLALAANIGAGSMTSGFRQTFNHWLEQRLTAELYLNPQNPAQAEQLNAWLARQPLVQAVLPTWQVAVQLQGWPADVFGVVDDPTYRQHWPLLEAANAPWDRLLQDDSVMLSEQLARRLNVQLGDTLSIPTPQGSWAPQIVGIYADYGNPKGHLLVNARHLLAHWPTLSPARFNLRVAPQNVPALVGEVQRQFALEDSHIVDQQQLKGWSSQVFERTFAATAALNSLTLGVAGVALFISLLTQSQSRLGQLAPLWALGVTRRQLMLLNLGQTWLLALLTLILALPLGLLLAWCLDAVINVQAFGWRLPLQVFPWQLAQLLGLAMVATLLASAWPLWQLYRSRPADLLRTFAHED
- a CDS encoding ABC transporter ATP-binding protein — its product is MLQVQGVVKNYATPQGPLAVLAGVDLYLGERSSLALMGESGSGKSTLLHLVAGLDRVDGGSIQIGAQRLDQLTEAQLAHWRRTEIGLVFQQFNLIGSLRVEDNLAFQARLAGRFDPQWQAQLVERLGLGDLLKRYPEQLSGGQQQRVAVGRALASRPGLLLADEPTGNLDETTSDEVLQLLLDLLHDSPTSLLMVTHSPRLAARLDRQVVLHHGRVVPMEAR
- a CDS encoding histidine phosphatase family protein: MNSVADMTLANPKPKRARLKRLKKYRLHLLGITVTAALLTGFLLWPASPLDLGVGNRLVTSGVLASWRNGDVVVLVRHEERCDRSTNPCFGPAGGLTVQGSQRAAQLGKAFDSLGMELTDVLSSPTTRTAQTSLFMFGKTELSPGPLAICGDAMGEEILGHKRSGRNLMLITHSACMSDFQKSLGFPHAAAAEYGSALFVKVLPNGEFETLGTMNMQQWKVSLKQL